From the genome of Pseudomonas yamanorum, one region includes:
- a CDS encoding DUF3857 domain-containing transglutaminase family protein: MHRFSFYRPLICISWGLASHSAFAALQPMAEAPLASDTELHCHFNRDASVDCTTRYHYTILKPSGREMLSRIDFSYQEEDGFELLKAESTQPGGKPVPLDQAQIDTRTAPNPDQGFSREKQTSLAFPNLRVGTQIRYTVREHYPAKPLMTEFYYALQFGPSAARRDHFKARFTAERPIEWRSELMEGFSITPSANRKTLDVVQKAPTYLSYINESANAYIRHTPRIEVGSSLDRQQYFGNFAERYNQILSAKLPPQGAAAVASVRGLPPAQQVAGLMQHINDHYRYLGDWRASDRGYVPFSLAEIEQHGYGDCKDLSTLLAAMLKASGIKAEPAWVSRGDVVNPLLIPGTGAPNHAIVRAEVDGQVWWLDPTNPVFAPGQTLPDIQDRWVLVTNAEGQVREEHIPLQPAAITLILDKQERFDAQGTARVSATVDFRGMPLMQLSLADRQQGATASDQNICDNFGKQITDCQVERPATAFLIPASYKVSANLTDMRPLEPLGNDHVYNDALLQEKWDGLLNYRRNGQLADLYVGNPETLDYTIALSGGQIDKDIKACQVHSPWYDLDLTGERVKGEWRYHYLLVQKIRWLTHDEIVSAPFEKMINEIRACGEQVHQVVKL, from the coding sequence ATGCACCGTTTTTCGTTTTACCGTCCCCTGATCTGCATCAGCTGGGGGCTTGCCAGCCACAGCGCGTTTGCCGCCCTGCAACCAATGGCCGAAGCCCCGCTGGCCAGTGACACCGAGCTGCATTGCCACTTCAACCGCGACGCCAGCGTCGACTGCACCACGCGCTACCACTACACCATCCTCAAGCCAAGCGGCCGGGAAATGCTCTCGCGGATCGACTTCAGCTATCAGGAAGAGGACGGCTTTGAACTGCTCAAGGCAGAGTCCACCCAGCCCGGCGGCAAACCGGTGCCCCTGGACCAGGCACAAATCGACACCCGCACCGCCCCCAATCCTGACCAGGGATTCTCCCGGGAAAAACAGACCTCGCTGGCATTCCCCAACCTGCGGGTCGGCACGCAAATCCGCTACACGGTGCGCGAACACTATCCCGCCAAACCGCTGATGACCGAGTTCTACTACGCCTTGCAGTTCGGCCCCAGCGCCGCACGGCGCGACCACTTCAAGGCACGCTTCACCGCCGAGCGGCCCATCGAGTGGCGCAGCGAACTGATGGAGGGTTTCAGCATTACCCCATCGGCCAATCGCAAGACCCTGGACGTGGTGCAAAAGGCTCCGACGTACCTCAGCTACATCAACGAATCCGCCAACGCCTACATTCGCCACACCCCGCGCATCGAAGTCGGCAGCTCCCTGGATCGCCAGCAGTACTTCGGCAATTTTGCCGAACGCTACAACCAGATCCTCAGCGCCAAGCTGCCGCCCCAGGGTGCCGCCGCCGTGGCCTCCGTTCGCGGCCTGCCGCCGGCGCAGCAAGTGGCCGGCCTGATGCAGCACATCAACGACCACTATCGTTACCTGGGCGATTGGCGCGCCTCGGATCGCGGCTACGTGCCCTTCAGCCTGGCCGAGATCGAACAGCACGGCTACGGCGACTGCAAAGACCTTTCGACATTGCTGGCGGCCATGCTCAAGGCCAGCGGAATCAAGGCCGAACCCGCCTGGGTCAGCCGAGGTGATGTGGTCAACCCGCTGCTGATTCCCGGCACCGGCGCACCGAACCACGCCATTGTCCGCGCCGAAGTCGATGGCCAAGTGTGGTGGCTGGACCCGACCAACCCGGTCTTCGCCCCAGGCCAGACCCTGCCCGACATCCAGGACCGCTGGGTGCTGGTGACCAACGCCGAGGGCCAGGTACGTGAAGAACACATTCCGCTGCAACCTGCCGCCATCACGTTGATCCTCGACAAGCAAGAACGCTTCGACGCCCAGGGCACCGCCCGCGTCTCGGCCACCGTTGATTTTCGCGGTATGCCGCTGATGCAACTGAGCCTCGCCGACCGCCAGCAAGGCGCTACCGCCAGCGACCAGAACATCTGCGACAACTTCGGCAAACAGATCACCGACTGCCAGGTCGAGCGCCCCGCCACGGCCTTCTTGATCCCGGCCAGCTACAAGGTCAGCGCCAACCTGACGGACATGCGGCCCCTGGAGCCCTTAGGCAATGACCACGTCTACAACGATGCCTTGCTGCAGGAGAAATGGGACGGGTTGCTCAACTATCGCCGCAACGGGCAACTGGCGGACTTGTATGTAGGCAACCCCGAGACGCTGGATTACACCATCGCACTGTCGGGTGGGCAGATCGACAAGGACATCAAGGCCTGCCAGGTGCACTCGCCGTGGTACGACCTGGACTTGACGGGTGAACGCGTCAAGGGCGAATGGCGTTATCACTACCTTCTGGTGCAGAAGATACGCTGGCTGACCCACGATGAAATTGTCAGCGCGCCGTTTGAAAAGATGATCAAT